The following are from one region of the Sphingomonas oryzagri genome:
- a CDS encoding CHAP domain-containing protein, whose translation MFKRTKIALCSVALAMASVVASPADAAGSFWQCAPFARMFSGIQLFGAAASWWNQAVGKYSRGETPKEGAVLVFKSIGSMRSGHVATVSQVVSDRVIKVTHANWSTPGKVENDVEVMDVSAKNDWSKVRVWFKSLGGLGTSSYPVYGFIYNGKAAKGASVTADAGSSADAIVKAAADAKAARAKSPLAALVG comes from the coding sequence ATGTTCAAACGCACCAAGATCGCGCTGTGTTCCGTGGCGCTGGCGATGGCTTCGGTCGTCGCGTCGCCCGCGGATGCGGCGGGTTCCTTCTGGCAGTGCGCCCCGTTCGCCCGAATGTTCTCCGGCATCCAGCTCTTCGGCGCCGCCGCCTCGTGGTGGAACCAGGCGGTCGGCAAGTATAGCCGTGGCGAAACCCCGAAGGAGGGCGCGGTGCTCGTCTTCAAGTCGATCGGTTCGATGCGCTCGGGCCATGTCGCCACCGTCAGCCAGGTCGTCTCGGATCGCGTCATCAAGGTGACCCACGCCAACTGGTCGACCCCCGGCAAGGTCGAGAACGACGTCGAGGTGATGGACGTGTCGGCCAAGAATGACTGGAGCAAGGTGCGCGTCTGGTTCAAGAGCCTCGGCGGCCTCGGCACCAGCAGCTACCCGGTCTACGGCTTCATCTACAACGGCAAGGCCGCGAAGGGGGCTTCGGTCACCGCCGATGCCGGTTCGTCCGCCGATGCGATCGTCAAGGCCGCCGCCGACGCCAAGGCCGCGCGCGCCAAGTCGCCGCTCGCCGCTCTGGTTGGCTGA
- a CDS encoding EAL domain-containing protein has product MRLPLPLGRSPGHRLNLRILAAAICIALLCGVINILGPLELFASITRAKLRSHPPSGQVAIVAIDDQSINAYGASPWPRQRYAELIRRLDAAGARRIGIDTLAWGDDSPAGDAKFEEALGKAKGKVVLPVRISTDNMTGRNGVELPPARLMRLADIACTNLILHWDGMVYDSPYSVDMAGHAVPSMASAVAGRTGAAGQGFPIDYGVDLHALPTVSAADILNDRWNAARFAGKDVLIGETVNTLRYGAPGFGQLPMVYVHAAAIESLREGPPVDAGWFLPVLLAAALAAIYLFVRQRIIARVVLGTAILLFLVGPLGADRAQIYFQIMPALALLAAASLTRLWFNIRQSLRDKGLVNAVSGQPNLNALRESAPRLVPTVVVARILNYAEVTTSLPADCEKELAEQIVNRLTVGAGGDTIYQADDGLFIWLADTANDELVGEQLMALHGLFRSPVVVAGRLIDLSVTFGLDTDTSRSLVQRVSSAVVAADRAAAEGRRWMTYDPAELEDAEWKMSLLARLDQAVERDEIWVAYQPKIEMASGRIIGAEALARWSHPEKGEVPPSQFIPAAERSGRIENLTAHILDSAVGATASIHRAGHTDFSIAVNLSARLLDSPALLAMVSSTLARHKLAPHHLILEITETTAMASQDGIVETLEALSASGVRLSIDDYGTGFSTLDYLKRIPADEIKIDRSFVSMLEKSQSDRIMVHSTIQLAHSLGRKTVAEGVENGVVLNELRLMQCDYVQGYYTGKPMKLPALMEQLPQRESEKEPVTIV; this is encoded by the coding sequence ATGCGTCTGCCTCTGCCTCTGGGCCGATCTCCGGGCCATCGCCTGAATCTGCGGATTCTGGCAGCGGCGATCTGTATCGCCTTGCTGTGCGGCGTCATCAACATATTGGGACCGCTGGAATTATTCGCCAGCATCACCCGCGCCAAGCTGCGCAGCCACCCGCCAAGCGGGCAGGTCGCGATTGTCGCGATCGACGATCAGAGCATCAATGCCTACGGCGCGAGTCCCTGGCCGCGCCAGCGTTACGCCGAACTGATTCGGCGCCTCGATGCCGCCGGTGCTCGGCGGATCGGGATCGACACGCTCGCCTGGGGTGACGACAGCCCGGCGGGCGACGCGAAGTTCGAGGAAGCGCTCGGCAAGGCGAAGGGCAAGGTCGTGCTCCCCGTGCGGATCAGCACCGACAATATGACGGGCCGAAATGGCGTGGAGCTTCCTCCCGCGCGGTTGATGCGCCTCGCGGACATCGCCTGCACCAACCTGATCCTGCACTGGGACGGGATGGTGTATGATTCGCCCTATTCGGTCGACATGGCCGGACATGCCGTGCCTTCGATGGCAAGCGCGGTAGCCGGCCGCACCGGTGCTGCAGGCCAGGGCTTCCCGATCGATTATGGCGTCGATCTGCATGCGCTGCCGACGGTCAGCGCCGCCGACATTCTCAATGATCGCTGGAACGCTGCCCGCTTCGCCGGAAAGGATGTGCTGATCGGTGAGACGGTCAACACGCTACGCTACGGGGCGCCGGGCTTTGGCCAGCTGCCGATGGTCTACGTCCATGCCGCGGCGATCGAGAGCCTGCGCGAAGGGCCGCCGGTCGATGCCGGATGGTTCCTGCCCGTCTTGCTCGCCGCGGCCTTGGCGGCCATCTATCTGTTCGTCCGCCAGCGCATCATCGCGCGCGTGGTGCTTGGCACAGCCATCCTGCTGTTCCTCGTCGGCCCGCTCGGCGCCGACCGCGCCCAGATCTACTTCCAGATCATGCCGGCTCTGGCGTTGCTCGCCGCGGCGTCCCTGACGCGTCTGTGGTTCAACATCCGCCAGTCGTTGCGCGACAAGGGCCTCGTCAACGCCGTATCCGGCCAGCCCAACCTGAACGCGCTGCGCGAAAGCGCACCTCGCCTCGTGCCGACGGTGGTCGTCGCGCGGATCCTCAACTATGCCGAGGTCACCACCTCGCTGCCCGCCGATTGCGAGAAGGAACTCGCCGAGCAGATCGTCAACCGCCTGACCGTCGGCGCCGGCGGCGACACCATCTATCAGGCGGACGACGGCCTGTTCATCTGGCTGGCCGACACTGCGAACGACGAGCTGGTCGGCGAACAGTTGATGGCGCTGCACGGCCTCTTCCGCAGCCCCGTCGTGGTGGCGGGACGCCTGATCGACCTGTCCGTCACCTTCGGTCTCGATACCGACACGAGCCGGTCGCTGGTGCAGCGCGTATCGAGCGCGGTGGTCGCCGCCGATCGCGCCGCGGCCGAGGGCCGCCGCTGGATGACCTACGATCCGGCCGAGCTCGAGGATGCCGAATGGAAGATGTCGCTGCTCGCCCGGCTCGACCAGGCGGTGGAGCGCGACGAGATCTGGGTCGCCTACCAGCCCAAGATCGAGATGGCGAGCGGTCGCATCATCGGCGCCGAGGCGCTGGCGCGGTGGAGCCATCCCGAAAAGGGCGAGGTGCCGCCGAGCCAGTTCATCCCCGCCGCCGAACGCTCGGGCCGCATCGAGAATCTAACCGCGCACATCCTCGATAGCGCGGTGGGCGCGACCGCCTCGATCCACCGTGCCGGCCACACGGATTTCAGCATCGCGGTGAACCTGTCGGCCCGGCTGCTGGACTCGCCCGCTTTGCTCGCAATGGTCTCCAGCACGCTCGCCCGTCACAAGCTGGCGCCACATCACCTGATCCTCGAGATCACCGAGACCACCGCGATGGCCAGCCAGGACGGTATCGTCGAAACGCTGGAGGCCCTGAGCGCTTCAGGCGTGCGGCTGTCGATCGACGATTACGGCACGGGCTTCTCGACCCTCGACTATCTGAAGCGGATCCCCGCCGACGAGATCAAGATCGACCGCAGCTTCGTGTCGATGCTGGAGAAGTCGCAGAGCGACCGAATCATGGTGCACTCCACCATCCAGCTCGCCCACTCGCTTGGTCGCAAAACCGTGGCCGAAGGTGTCGAGAATGGCGTGGTTCTGAACGAACTGCGGCTGATGCAGTGCGACTACGTTCAGGGTTACTACACTGGAAAGCCAATGAAATTGCCTGCGCTGATGGAACAGTTACCGCAGCGGGAAAGCGAAAAGGAACCTGTGACCATCGTCTAA
- a CDS encoding glycosyltransferase family 4 protein, translating into MRIALVSDAWAPQVNGVVRTLMTTVEQLRAQGHVVDAVTPDQFRTVPCPSYPEIRLALGSARAVAARLAESRADAIHIATEGPLGWAARRWCLDKRRPFTTSFHTRFPDYVAMRSRLPADWFWPIVRRFHGPAARIFAATETLADELAERGLPHTHRWSRGVDLTLFGPDVAPLPALSRVEGPILLSVGRVAVEKNIEAFLTADVPGTKIVVGDGPARALLEKRFPEAIFTGALHGERLAAAYAAADLFVFPSLTDTFGLVMIEALASGVPVAAFPVRGPIDIIGAAGQGMFGGSARIGALDEDLTAAIRLAMTADRVACATEGRRYSWERCTAQFLEGLAPMRVFATAA; encoded by the coding sequence ATGAGGATCGCTCTGGTCAGCGACGCCTGGGCGCCGCAGGTCAACGGCGTGGTCCGCACGCTGATGACCACCGTCGAGCAGTTGCGGGCGCAGGGCCATGTGGTCGATGCGGTCACGCCCGACCAGTTCCGTACCGTGCCGTGCCCGAGCTATCCCGAGATCCGCCTCGCGCTGGGCAGCGCTCGCGCGGTCGCGGCGCGGCTGGCGGAGAGCCGGGCCGATGCCATCCACATCGCCACCGAAGGCCCGCTCGGCTGGGCGGCGCGGCGCTGGTGCCTGGACAAGCGCCGTCCCTTCACCACCTCGTTCCACACGCGCTTTCCCGATTACGTCGCGATGCGCTCGCGCCTGCCGGCGGACTGGTTCTGGCCGATCGTGCGCCGCTTCCACGGCCCCGCCGCGCGTATCTTCGCGGCGACCGAGACCTTGGCCGACGAACTGGCCGAGCGCGGCCTGCCGCACACCCATCGCTGGTCGCGCGGCGTCGATCTCACCCTGTTCGGGCCGGATGTCGCGCCGCTGCCGGCCCTGTCGCGCGTCGAAGGGCCGATCCTGCTGTCGGTCGGCCGCGTCGCTGTCGAGAAGAATATCGAGGCGTTCCTGACGGCGGACGTGCCGGGCACCAAAATCGTCGTCGGCGATGGCCCTGCACGAGCCTTGCTGGAGAAGCGGTTTCCGGAGGCGATCTTCACCGGCGCGCTGCATGGCGAGCGGCTGGCCGCCGCCTACGCCGCCGCTGATCTGTTCGTCTTCCCGAGCCTCACCGACACGTTCGGCCTCGTCATGATCGAGGCGTTGGCGAGCGGCGTGCCGGTCGCGGCCTTCCCGGTGCGCGGGCCGATCGACATCATCGGAGCGGCGGGGCAGGGCATGTTCGGCGGCAGCGCACGGATCGGCGCGCTGGACGAGGATCTGACCGCCGCGATCCGGCTCGCCATGACGGCGGATCGCGTGGCCTGCGCCACCGAGGGGCGCCGCTATAGCTGGGAACGCTGCACCGCCCAGTTTCTCGAGGGGCTGGCCCCGATGCGCGTGTTCGCGACGGCGGCCTGA
- a CDS encoding aminotransferase class III-fold pyridoxal phosphate-dependent enzyme: MEAALPIAATPILLTAAGALAVALGATKGHARLTLSRAKHRSLAGHARMSRRVAGFIPAWSYDEQRFFRADNPPEEIARQRQAGFAALSALYRERFAKTAALTREAAQGLSDLQFTGAYRVPFQFSRMVRENLSAGSFLESSDGVTITDLDGNRLYDLAGSYGVNLLGFDAYKRMIAQGAEQVADLGPVLGAFHPVVADNVERLRAISGLDELSFHMSGTEAVMQAVRLARYHTKRTHAVRFCGSYHGWWGDVQPGVGNPTPADYTYTLADMSEKTLKVLATRKNIACVLVNPLQGLHPNSGAPGDNTLVDSSRKAGFDRDAYGAWLRELAEVCRKAGIVLIFDEVFVGFRLARGGAAEYFGVKPDMITYGKTLGGGLPVGVLCGRHDLMKRYRDDKPVDICFARGTFNSHPYVMGAMNAFLRFLDTEEGAALYDGLDDRWNARAALMNAKLAEAGLPVAVSNISTIWTVRYTKPSRYNWMLQYYLRAEGLALSWVGTGRLIFSLNYSDADFAEVVDRFVRAARRMEADGWWWSDPAVTDKRIRRGILKEMVAAWRGRAA, translated from the coding sequence ATGGAAGCCGCTCTCCCCATCGCCGCCACGCCGATCCTGCTCACCGCCGCCGGCGCGCTCGCCGTAGCGCTCGGCGCCACCAAGGGCCATGCCCGGCTCACCCTGTCGCGCGCCAAGCATCGCTCGCTCGCCGGCCATGCGCGGATGTCGCGCCGGGTGGCCGGCTTCATTCCGGCGTGGAGCTATGACGAGCAGCGCTTCTTCCGCGCCGACAATCCGCCGGAGGAGATCGCCCGCCAGCGGCAGGCCGGCTTTGCAGCGCTCTCCGCGTTGTACCGGGAACGGTTCGCGAAGACGGCGGCGCTGACCAGGGAGGCGGCGCAGGGCCTGTCCGACCTGCAATTCACCGGCGCCTATCGCGTGCCCTTCCAGTTCAGCCGCATGGTGCGCGAGAACCTGTCCGCCGGCAGCTTCCTCGAAAGCTCGGACGGGGTGACGATCACCGACCTCGACGGCAACCGGCTCTACGATCTCGCCGGCTCCTACGGCGTCAACCTGCTGGGCTTCGACGCCTACAAGCGGATGATCGCGCAAGGGGCGGAGCAGGTGGCCGATCTCGGGCCGGTGCTCGGCGCCTTCCACCCCGTCGTCGCCGACAATGTGGAGCGACTGAGGGCGATCTCCGGCCTCGACGAACTGAGCTTCCATATGTCCGGCACCGAGGCGGTGATGCAGGCGGTGCGGCTCGCCCGCTATCATACGAAGCGGACCCACGCCGTCCGTTTCTGCGGATCCTATCACGGCTGGTGGGGCGACGTGCAGCCGGGCGTCGGCAACCCGACGCCCGCCGATTACACCTACACGCTCGCCGACATGAGCGAGAAGACGCTCAAGGTGCTGGCGACGCGGAAGAACATCGCCTGCGTGCTGGTCAATCCGCTGCAGGGCCTGCACCCCAACAGCGGCGCGCCGGGCGACAACACGCTGGTCGATAGCAGCCGCAAGGCTGGGTTCGACAGGGACGCCTACGGTGCCTGGCTGCGCGAGCTCGCCGAGGTGTGCCGCAAGGCGGGCATCGTGCTGATCTTCGATGAGGTCTTCGTCGGCTTCCGCCTCGCGCGGGGCGGTGCCGCCGAATATTTCGGTGTGAAGCCCGACATGATTACCTACGGCAAGACGCTGGGCGGTGGCCTGCCGGTCGGGGTGCTGTGCGGTCGGCATGATCTCATGAAGCGCTACCGCGACGACAAGCCCGTCGACATCTGCTTCGCGCGCGGCACGTTCAACTCGCACCCCTATGTGATGGGCGCCATGAACGCCTTCCTGCGCTTCCTCGATACCGAGGAGGGCGCAGCGCTCTACGACGGGCTGGACGATCGCTGGAACGCGCGCGCCGCGCTGATGAACGCCAAGCTGGCGGAGGCCGGGCTGCCGGTCGCGGTGTCGAACATCTCGACGATCTGGACGGTGCGCTACACGAAGCCGAGCCGCTACAACTGGATGCTGCAATATTATCTCCGCGCCGAGGGGCTCGCGCTCAGCTGGGTGGGGACGGGGCGGTTGATCTTCAGCCTCAACTACAGCGACGCCGATTTCGCCGAGGTGGTCGACCGCTTCGTCCGCGCCGCGCGCAGGATGGAGGCGGACGGCTGGTGGTGGAGCGATCCGGCCGTCACCGACAAGCGCATCCGCCGCGGCATCCTGAAGGAGATGGTCGCGGCATGGCGGGGCAGGGCAGCCTGA
- a CDS encoding class I SAM-dependent methyltransferase, producing the protein MALQMQTEQVANAYGRWAPVYDLVFGPVFRQGRRAAIDVAEQIGGRILEVGVGTGISLPGYDKANRITGVDISEPMLDKARERVRALRLDHIEQIAVMDAENMDFADDSFDVVVAQYVITSVPNPEKALDEFARVVRPGGEIVITTRVGAEKGLRGSIEKTLMPVTSRLGFRTEFAFSRYTDWARTVPGIELVERRALPPLGHFSLVRFRKLPAANDLTRARMPAPAKEVVQ; encoded by the coding sequence ATGGCGCTGCAGATGCAAACGGAACAGGTCGCCAACGCCTACGGGCGCTGGGCGCCGGTCTATGACCTGGTATTCGGCCCGGTTTTCCGCCAGGGCCGCCGCGCCGCGATCGACGTCGCCGAGCAGATCGGCGGGCGAATCCTGGAGGTCGGGGTCGGCACCGGCATCTCGCTGCCCGGCTACGACAAGGCCAACCGCATCACCGGCGTCGATATCTCGGAGCCGATGCTCGACAAGGCCCGCGAGCGGGTCCGTGCGCTGCGCCTCGATCATATCGAGCAGATCGCGGTGATGGACGCCGAGAATATGGATTTCGCCGACGACAGCTTCGACGTGGTGGTGGCGCAATACGTCATCACCTCGGTGCCGAACCCGGAAAAGGCGCTGGACGAATTCGCCCGCGTCGTGCGCCCCGGCGGCGAGATCGTGATCACCACGCGCGTCGGTGCCGAAAAGGGCCTGCGCGGATCGATCGAGAAGACGCTGATGCCGGTGACCAGCCGGCTCGGCTTCCGCACCGAATTCGCCTTCTCCCGCTATACCGACTGGGCGCGGACCGTGCCCGGCATCGAACTGGTCGAGCGCCGCGCGCTGCCGCCGCTCGGCCACTTCTCGCTGGTGCGCTTCCGCAAGCTCCCGGCGGCCAACGATCTGACCCGCGCGCGCATGCCCGCGCCCGCCAAAGAGGTGGTTCAATGA
- a CDS encoding UDP-2,3-diacylglucosamine diphosphatase codes for MATLPDMPVEARHPAKPRHDRVPARSRDRKLPDWIHENDKPETPRKRLQFRTIFISDTHLGTPGCNAELLLDFLKSTDCETLYLVGDIVDGWQLRKGWYWPARHNDVIRCILKRVKRGTRVVYVPGNHDEAFRDYTGLDFGGIELVNEDIHVTADGRRLLVLHGDQFDSIVMYAKWLAFLGDSAYVLLLKSNSIVNAVRKMFGLPYWSLAAHLKKRVKNAVQFIGKYEEVVAHAAADRGVDGVVCGHIHSAEIKQFGDITYYNDGDWVESCTALVEHFDGRMEIIDWAAKVAAEQAEKAERKAAKAAAVPA; via the coding sequence ATGGCGACCTTGCCCGATATGCCCGTAGAGGCCCGTCACCCCGCGAAGCCGCGCCACGACCGCGTGCCCGCCCGCAGCCGTGATCGCAAGCTGCCCGACTGGATCCACGAGAACGACAAGCCCGAGACGCCGCGCAAGCGCCTGCAGTTCCGGACGATCTTCATTTCGGACACGCATCTCGGCACGCCCGGATGCAATGCCGAGCTGCTGCTCGATTTCCTGAAGTCCACCGATTGCGAGACGCTCTATCTGGTCGGCGACATCGTCGATGGCTGGCAGCTGCGCAAGGGCTGGTACTGGCCGGCGCGGCACAACGACGTGATCCGCTGCATCCTGAAGCGCGTGAAGCGTGGCACCCGCGTCGTCTATGTGCCGGGCAATCATGACGAGGCGTTCCGCGACTATACCGGCCTCGATTTCGGCGGCATCGAACTGGTCAACGAGGACATCCACGTCACCGCCGACGGGCGCCGCCTGCTGGTCCTCCACGGCGACCAGTTCGACAGCATCGTGATGTACGCCAAGTGGCTCGCCTTCCTGGGCGACAGCGCCTACGTGCTGCTGCTCAAGTCGAACTCGATCGTCAACGCGGTCCGCAAGATGTTCGGCCTGCCTTACTGGTCGCTCGCCGCGCACCTGAAGAAGCGGGTCAAGAACGCCGTCCAGTTCATCGGCAAGTATGAAGAGGTGGTGGCCCATGCCGCCGCTGATCGCGGAGTCGATGGTGTCGTCTGCGGGCATATCCACTCGGCCGAGATCAAGCAGTTCGGCGACATCACCTATTACAATGACGGCGACTGGGTGGAGAGCTGCACCGCGCTGGTCGAGCATTTCGACGGCCGGATGGAGATCATCGACTGGGCGGCGAAGGTCGCTGCCGAGCAGGCCGAAAAGGCCGAGCGCAAGGCGGCCAAGGCGGCGGCGGTGCCGGCATGA
- the asd gene encoding archaetidylserine decarboxylase (Phosphatidylserine decarboxylase is synthesized as a single chain precursor. Generation of the pyruvoyl active site from a Ser is coupled to cleavage of a Gly-Ser bond between the larger (beta) and smaller (alpha chains). It is an integral membrane protein.), producing the protein MTRRSLLARIGAQEDLNFLLTNRIPRGLATRFMGWLSPIEQPLVRAVSLKLWRTFCDVDLSDAADSRFRSLHHAFTRALKPGSRPADPDPDILASPSDAIVGACGRVEDGRLYQAKGMPYAIEELLGDAALGAPFRDGTFVTLRLTAAMYHRFHAPYDLTVEQMRYISGDTWNVNPVALRKVERLFCRNERAPILTRLDRGDHPLLIVPVAAILVASMRFTFVHVGPHIRTGGSRAIPCTAHIDKGEEMGWFEHGSTIILFAPKGFDLLVETGQEVRAGQALMRLPV; encoded by the coding sequence ATGACAAGACGGTCTTTGCTGGCCCGGATCGGCGCGCAGGAGGATCTGAACTTCCTGCTGACCAACCGCATCCCGCGCGGATTGGCGACGCGCTTTATGGGCTGGCTCTCGCCGATCGAGCAGCCGCTGGTCCGCGCCGTGTCGCTGAAACTGTGGCGGACCTTCTGCGATGTCGATCTGTCCGACGCCGCCGACAGCCGTTTTCGCAGCCTCCATCACGCCTTCACCCGCGCGCTCAAGCCCGGATCGCGCCCGGCCGATCCCGATCCCGATATCCTCGCCAGTCCCTCGGACGCGATCGTCGGCGCCTGCGGCCGTGTCGAGGATGGCAGACTCTATCAGGCCAAGGGCATGCCCTACGCCATCGAGGAGTTGCTCGGCGATGCGGCGTTAGGCGCGCCGTTTCGCGACGGCACCTTCGTCACGCTCAGGCTGACGGCGGCGATGTACCACCGCTTCCACGCACCCTACGACCTCACCGTCGAGCAGATGCGCTACATCTCCGGCGATACCTGGAATGTGAACCCGGTCGCGCTCAGGAAGGTCGAGCGGCTGTTCTGCCGCAACGAGCGCGCGCCGATCCTGACGCGGCTGGATCGCGGCGACCATCCCCTGCTGATCGTGCCGGTGGCGGCGATCCTCGTCGCGTCGATGCGCTTCACCTTCGTTCATGTCGGCCCGCACATCCGGACCGGCGGATCGCGTGCCATCCCCTGCACGGCGCACATCGACAAGGGCGAGGAAATGGGCTGGTTCGAGCATGGCTCGACCATCATCCTGTTCGCGCCGAAAGGCTTCGATCTGCTGGTCGAAACAGGCCAGGAAGTCCGCGCCGGACAGGCGCTGATGCGCCTGCCGGTCTAA
- a CDS encoding lipopolysaccharide biosynthesis protein, whose protein sequence is MKHWFKDGVFRAVLRNAGYLGSTKLLGAGLGLIALIAAGHALDPVTFGILMLVHAYALGAGAITKFQSWQLIVRYGAPALTRGDTATAKDAIRLAFGLDLSSGLVGMAAAMVALPFLAPDFGIDRDHLALAMLYCTLVPTMSAATPTGVMRLLDRFDILAKQQMATPLLRAGGAALAWAGGFGFPGFVVAWYVADICGDLILWWLTVGELRRRDMLDGLRPGLLGTARRLPDAWSFVWTTNISTSLSACWGPISNLIVGGILGPVAAGLYKIATTLLDSAGKPADLLTKGFYPEIMRLDPSSKHPWKLALRTGAIAGGIGLLVVLLIFFGGKPFVGLFGKKYLAAYGLLSLMMFALMISMATFPLQSLLYMVGRQRAALAAEIAATALYLGALAAACHLFGLNGAGGAYVLGNAALALFMLLPVWSSYHGRARYAPAPA, encoded by the coding sequence ATGAAGCACTGGTTCAAGGATGGCGTGTTCCGCGCGGTGCTGCGCAACGCCGGCTATCTGGGATCGACCAAGCTGCTCGGCGCCGGCCTCGGCCTGATCGCGCTGATCGCCGCCGGCCACGCACTCGATCCGGTGACGTTCGGCATCTTGATGCTGGTCCATGCCTATGCGCTGGGCGCGGGTGCGATCACCAAGTTTCAGAGCTGGCAGCTGATCGTGCGCTATGGCGCCCCCGCTTTGACGCGCGGCGACACGGCGACCGCGAAGGATGCGATCCGCCTGGCCTTCGGGCTGGATCTTTCGAGCGGGCTGGTGGGCATGGCGGCAGCGATGGTCGCCCTCCCCTTCCTGGCGCCCGATTTCGGTATAGACCGCGACCATCTCGCCCTCGCCATGCTCTATTGCACGCTCGTCCCCACCATGTCGGCGGCGACGCCGACCGGCGTGATGCGCCTGCTCGACCGGTTCGACATCCTCGCCAAGCAGCAGATGGCGACGCCGCTGCTGCGCGCCGGCGGCGCCGCGCTGGCCTGGGCGGGCGGGTTCGGCTTTCCCGGCTTCGTGGTGGCCTGGTACGTGGCGGACATCTGCGGCGATCTGATCCTGTGGTGGCTGACCGTCGGCGAGCTGCGCCGGCGCGACATGCTCGACGGGCTGCGCCCCGGCCTGCTCGGCACCGCGCGCCGTCTGCCGGATGCGTGGAGCTTCGTGTGGACGACCAACATCTCCACTTCGCTCTCGGCCTGCTGGGGCCCGATCAGCAATCTGATCGTCGGCGGCATCCTCGGCCCCGTCGCCGCCGGCCTCTACAAGATCGCCACCACCCTGCTCGATTCCGCCGGCAAGCCCGCCGACCTGCTGACCAAGGGCTTCTATCCCGAGATCATGCGGCTCGATCCGTCGAGCAAGCATCCGTGGAAGCTGGCGCTGCGCACCGGCGCGATCGCGGGCGGGATCGGGCTGCTCGTCGTCCTGCTGATCTTCTTCGGCGGCAAGCCTTTCGTCGGGCTGTTCGGCAAGAAGTACCTCGCCGCCTACGGCCTGCTCAGCCTGATGATGTTCGCGCTGATGATCTCGATGGCGACATTCCCGCTGCAGTCGCTGCTCTACATGGTCGGACGCCAGCGCGCGGCGCTGGCGGCGGAAATCGCGGCGACGGCGCTTTATCTGGGCGCGCTGGCCGCCGCCTGCCACCTGTTCGGCCTGAACGGTGCGGGCGGCGCCTACGTGCTCGGCAATGCGGCGCTGGCGCTGTTCATGCTGCTCCCGGTATGGAGCAGCTATCATGGCCGCGCGCGCTACGCGCCGGCGCCTGCCTGA